The Solibacillus sp. FSL W7-1436 genome window below encodes:
- the iolD gene encoding 3D-(3,5/4)-trihydroxycyclohexane-1,2-dione acylhydrolase (decyclizing) yields the protein METIRLTTAQAVVKFLNAQYISFEQKEQRFVHGIFTIFGHGNVLGLGQALAEDPGELVVYQGRNEQGMAHVATGFAKQALRKQIMACTSSVGPGAANMVTAAATATANQIPLLLLPGDVFATRQPDPVLQQIEQTYDLSISTNDAFRAVSKYWDRVTRPEQLMSAMINAFRVLTSVEDTGAVTICLPQDVQAEAWDFPASFFEKRVHVIDQRIPAQHQLEQIAEMIRQSKKPLIIAGGGVRYAEAGNELLAFAKAHQIPVAETQAGKSAIVSSERLNVGGIGVTGNSVANTLAKEADLIIGIGTRFTDFTTGSKSLVGQTPLIAINASPFHAQKLDAIPLIADAKLAIKELGQLLEGYTAQHEQLDIYKEQWEQELKRLKNKTYQIGGQLEIAGQLDEQVPDYIDTLQTTMTQTSAFMLINEKVEKDAIVVGAAGSLPGDMQRLWKSNAPNTYHMEYGYSCMGYEVAAALGAKISSPEQEVYAMVGDGSFQMLHSEFVTSLQEQKKINILLFDNAGFGCINNLQMGNGMPSYKTEFRYREGNDHQGAVMAIDYAKIAEGYGAKTFTVHTLEQLEKAIAESRKSNVSTLIDIKVLPKTMSDGYDSWWHVGIAEVTKSESIKQAYENNVQQKLKARSY from the coding sequence ATGGAAACAATTCGTTTAACCACTGCACAAGCGGTCGTCAAATTTCTGAACGCACAGTATATTTCATTTGAACAAAAGGAGCAACGGTTCGTCCATGGTATTTTCACGATATTTGGACACGGCAATGTGCTTGGCTTAGGCCAGGCACTTGCTGAAGATCCGGGAGAATTGGTAGTTTACCAAGGTCGTAATGAGCAAGGCATGGCGCATGTTGCGACAGGATTTGCAAAGCAGGCATTACGTAAACAGATAATGGCATGTACTTCATCTGTTGGTCCGGGAGCGGCTAACATGGTCACAGCTGCAGCAACAGCGACAGCAAATCAAATTCCGTTATTGCTTTTACCGGGTGATGTCTTTGCAACAAGACAGCCAGATCCAGTCCTGCAGCAAATTGAACAGACCTATGATTTATCGATTTCAACAAATGATGCATTTAGGGCTGTAAGTAAATACTGGGATCGCGTAACACGTCCCGAGCAGCTGATGTCGGCAATGATCAATGCGTTTCGAGTATTGACATCGGTTGAAGATACAGGGGCAGTAACGATTTGTTTACCCCAGGATGTACAAGCAGAAGCATGGGATTTTCCGGCAAGCTTCTTTGAAAAACGCGTTCATGTAATAGACCAGCGCATACCAGCGCAACATCAATTGGAGCAAATCGCTGAAATGATCCGTCAAAGCAAAAAACCGCTAATCATTGCTGGGGGCGGTGTCCGGTATGCAGAGGCTGGTAACGAACTATTGGCTTTTGCAAAGGCACATCAAATTCCGGTAGCTGAAACACAGGCTGGAAAAAGCGCCATTGTCTCATCGGAACGTTTGAATGTAGGTGGAATTGGCGTTACAGGAAACAGTGTAGCCAATACCCTTGCAAAAGAAGCGGATCTAATTATAGGAATCGGTACACGTTTTACCGATTTTACAACTGGCTCTAAATCCCTTGTAGGTCAAACACCACTTATCGCGATTAATGCTTCACCATTCCATGCACAAAAACTGGATGCGATTCCGCTCATTGCAGATGCGAAACTGGCGATCAAGGAGCTCGGGCAACTATTAGAAGGATATACCGCCCAGCATGAGCAGCTTGATATTTATAAAGAGCAATGGGAGCAAGAGCTGAAGCGTTTAAAGAATAAGACATATCAGATTGGCGGACAGCTAGAGATTGCAGGTCAGTTGGATGAACAAGTACCGGATTATATCGACACACTGCAGACAACTATGACTCAGACGAGTGCTTTTATGCTGATCAATGAAAAAGTAGAGAAAGATGCGATTGTCGTAGGCGCAGCCGGTAGTTTACCCGGAGATATGCAACGTTTATGGAAAAGCAATGCCCCAAATACGTATCATATGGAATACGGCTATTCTTGTATGGGATATGAAGTCGCTGCAGCACTTGGTGCGAAAATTTCCAGCCCTGAACAGGAAGTATATGCAATGGTTGGAGATGGCAGTTTTCAAATGTTACATTCAGAATTTGTAACCTCCCTGCAGGAACAGAAAAAAATCAATATTTTACTATTTGATAATGCCGGGTTTGGCTGTATTAACAATCTGCAAATGGGTAATGGTATGCCGAGCTATAAAACAGAGTTTCGCTACCGTGAAGGAAATGATCATCAAGGGGCTGTTATGGCGATTGATTATGCAAAAATTGCAGAAGGCTATGGGGCTAAAACATTTACGGTACACACGTTGGAACAGCTGGAAAAGGCAATAGCAGAAAGCAGGAAAAGCAATGTCAGCACGCTGATTGATATAAAAGTGCTGCCTAAAACAATGTCCGATGGTTATGACTCATGGTGGCATGTTGGAATAGCGGAAGTAACAAAGTCGGAAAGTATTAAGCAAGCCTACGAAAATAATGTGCAACAAAAATTAAAGGCAAGAAGTTACTAG
- the iolE gene encoding myo-inosose-2 dehydratase produces MIELGIAPIGWTNDDLPELGGHITFEQCISEMSLAGFKGCEVGNKFPRDPEELRHYLIPRNLQVAAAWFSSYLTTKPYEETAQAFIEHRDFLHAMGAKVIVVSEQGHSIQGNPTIAVTANQPVFTDNEWNFLIDGLEKLGDLAAEKGMKIAYHPHMGTGIQTNRDIARLMDHSDSQKVSLLYDCGHLYFAREDIYEVLGKYMDRIVHIHLKDVREEILVQVEEQELSFLEAVKAGVFTIPGDGKIDFTPIFDMIKQSDYSGWIIVEAEQDPAKANPLIYAKNARQFIHEHAGW; encoded by the coding sequence ATGATTGAATTGGGTATTGCGCCAATTGGTTGGACAAATGATGATTTACCTGAGCTGGGCGGCCATATTACATTTGAACAGTGTATCAGCGAAATGTCGTTAGCGGGATTTAAAGGGTGTGAAGTCGGCAACAAATTTCCGCGTGATCCGGAAGAGTTGCGGCATTATTTAATACCACGCAATTTGCAAGTGGCGGCAGCTTGGTTTAGCAGCTATTTAACAACAAAGCCGTATGAAGAAACGGCACAGGCATTTATAGAACACCGCGATTTTTTGCATGCGATGGGTGCAAAAGTAATTGTTGTATCTGAGCAGGGCCATAGCATTCAGGGAAATCCAACAATTGCAGTCACTGCAAACCAGCCTGTATTTACAGATAATGAGTGGAATTTTTTGATCGATGGATTGGAGAAGCTTGGAGATTTAGCTGCTGAAAAAGGCATGAAAATTGCCTACCATCCCCACATGGGTACAGGTATCCAGACAAATAGGGATATAGCACGCTTAATGGATCATTCAGATTCTCAAAAGGTATCGCTGCTTTATGATTGCGGTCATTTATATTTTGCGCGCGAGGACATTTATGAAGTATTGGGCAAATATATGGACCGGATTGTGCACATCCATTTAAAAGACGTACGTGAAGAAATACTGGTACAGGTGGAGGAGCAGGAACTAAGCTTCTTGGAGGCAGTAAAAGCAGGGGTCTTCACAATCCCCGGAGATGGAAAGATAGATTTTACCCCGATTTTCGACATGATTAAGCAAAGCGATTATTCCGGATGGATTATTGTGGAGGCGGAGCAAGACCCGGCTAAGGCGAATCCGCTGATCTATGCTAAAAATGCAAGACAGTTTATCCATGAACACGCAGGATGGTAG
- a CDS encoding ketose-bisphosphate aldolase — protein sequence MTLVTVKELTDKAYQNGYAIGAFSVASTEMINGAIQAAERTNAPIILQIAEVRLKQTPLHIIGPAMVQAAKEAAVPVAVHLDHGLSESVIKQALDLGFTSVMFDGSMFPIEENIAKSQKISRIARQYSASFEAEIGKVGGSEDGTEDIEAQLTALHEAKLFLNQVDVDVLAVAIGNSHGFYKSTTQIRFDHLEVLQQALQYPFVLHGGSGLTEQDFHVAIAQGVAKVNVATSTFHAALQKVKELEPMQDYYELHNALIDGSAENVEKHIHMFRSAGRVQYV from the coding sequence ATGACACTTGTAACAGTAAAAGAGCTGACAGACAAGGCTTATCAAAATGGCTATGCAATTGGCGCATTTAGTGTAGCTTCTACAGAAATGATTAATGGTGCCATTCAGGCAGCAGAACGTACTAATGCCCCAATTATTCTGCAAATTGCAGAAGTGCGGTTAAAGCAAACCCCTCTTCATATTATAGGACCTGCCATGGTACAAGCAGCGAAAGAGGCAGCTGTCCCAGTAGCGGTACATCTTGATCATGGATTATCTGAGTCTGTAATAAAGCAGGCACTGGATTTAGGCTTTACTTCCGTGATGTTTGACGGCTCAATGTTTCCTATTGAAGAGAATATCGCCAAGTCACAAAAAATTTCTCGAATCGCTCGCCAATATTCAGCATCATTTGAAGCGGAGATTGGTAAAGTGGGCGGTTCAGAAGATGGTACAGAAGATATTGAAGCACAATTAACGGCTCTTCATGAAGCGAAGCTGTTTCTTAACCAAGTAGATGTAGATGTACTAGCTGTTGCAATCGGCAATAGTCACGGATTTTATAAAAGTACTACACAAATTCGTTTTGACCATTTGGAAGTATTACAACAGGCTTTGCAGTATCCGTTTGTACTACATGGTGGTTCAGGATTGACGGAGCAAGATTTTCATGTAGCAATTGCACAAGGTGTTGCAAAAGTTAATGTAGCAACATCCACATTTCATGCGGCCTTACAGAAAGTAAAGGAACTTGAACCAATGCAAGACTATTACGAGTTACATAATGCTTTAATAGATGGTTCTGCAGAAAATGTGGAAAAGCATATCCATATGTTCAGAAGTGCCGGGAGGGTTCAGTATGTATAA
- a CDS encoding 5-deoxy-glucuronate isomerase, whose amino-acid sequence MYKKLTQDFGYITITERSNPDSLMDIGIYHLKAGESITLQDEICEMAVLPLEAHVELQWETQQITVKRQSLFDEEPHCLHVSKDTIVIMNAIEDSQVLVQKTDNASKFDAYLYKPEECQSEDAGADVWNDTAFRTIRTIFDYTNAPYSNLVIGEVISHPGKWSSYPPHVHQQPEVYYYRFDRPQGFGCAMVGEEAYRIEDHSYITIPGNLDHPQSTAPGYAMYFCWMIRHLDNKPWTERIFVDEHKWLLEEQPSIWPNHKK is encoded by the coding sequence ATGTATAAAAAATTAACACAGGATTTTGGATACATCACCATAACAGAAAGGTCCAATCCAGATTCCTTGATGGATATTGGAATTTACCATTTAAAAGCAGGGGAATCGATTACATTGCAGGATGAAATATGCGAGATGGCTGTATTGCCTTTAGAAGCACATGTTGAACTTCAGTGGGAAACGCAACAAATAACTGTAAAACGGCAAAGTTTGTTTGATGAAGAACCCCATTGTCTCCATGTGAGTAAAGATACAATTGTCATTATGAATGCAATTGAAGACAGTCAAGTACTTGTACAAAAAACCGATAATGCATCGAAGTTTGATGCGTACCTCTATAAACCTGAGGAATGCCAGAGCGAGGATGCAGGGGCAGATGTCTGGAATGATACAGCATTCCGAACAATTCGGACAATTTTTGATTACACGAACGCGCCATATTCCAATCTTGTAATAGGTGAAGTAATTTCTCATCCTGGAAAATGGTCCAGCTATCCGCCACATGTACATCAACAACCGGAAGTATATTATTATCGCTTTGACCGACCACAAGGATTCGGTTGTGCGATGGTCGGCGAAGAGGCTTACAGAATAGAGGATCATAGTTATATTACTATACCAGGTAACTTAGACCATCCTCAATCGACAGCACCGGGTTATGCAATGTATTTTTGTTGGATGATTCGTCATTTGGATAACAAACCTTGGACTGAAAGAATATTCGTAGATGAGCATAAATGGTTGTTGGA